One Cupriavidus pauculus genomic window, CTGACGGCCATCACGCCGATGCCGGCCGATGCGACGCTGGCCGCCTTCGGTACAAAGATCTGGAGCACGCAGGCACGCTTTATCGGCGCCGGCACGATCGCGATCGCGGCCATATGGACGCTGGCCACGCTGTTCAAGCCGATGGTGGATGGCGTGCGCGCGTCCATGGGGGCGTCGTTCGGTTCGCTGCGGCGTGGCGCCCAGACCGGAGCTGCCGGCGCGGGAGATCTCCCGCGTACGCAGCGCGACCTCCCCGCACGGTGGATCGGCCTGCTGACGCTCCTGCTCGTGGCCGTGCTGGCCATCACGTTCGGATACTTCCTCGCACCGGCGCCGCTCGCCACGGGCCCCGCATGGCGGCTGGTCGCCTGCGCGGTACTGTTCGCGTTCGTGTTCGGCTTCCTCGTCGCGGCGGCGTGCGGCTATATGGCCGGACTGGTCGGATCGTCGGCAAGCCCGATTTCGGGCATCGGGATCATTGCGGTGATCCTGGTCTCCCTGCTGATTCTCGGCGTGGGCACGCTCGACGGTCTGCTTGGGACGCCCGAGGGGGGCAAGTTCGCGATCGCGCTGGCCATCTTCACGACATCGGCGGTGGTCGCGGTGGCCTCGATCTCCAACGACAACCTCCAGGATCTCAAGACGGGCTGGCTCGTCGGTGCGACGCCGTGGCGCCAGCAGGTGGCGCTGCTGATCGGCTGCGTGGTCGGTGCCGCGGTCATCCCGCCAGTGCTGGAGCTGCTGTATCACGCGTATGGCTTCGCGGGGGCACTGCCGCGTCCGGACATGGATCCGAACCAGGCGCTGGCGGCGCCGCAGGCCACGCTGATGACGGCGATCGCCACCGGCATTTTCACGCATCAGCTCAACTGGGCGATGATCCTGACCGGCGTCGCGCTCGGCGTGGTGCTGATTGCGATCGACGAGGCGCTGCGCCGCCGGGGCGGCGTGGCGCGCCTGCCCGTGCTGGCCGTCGGCATCGGCATCTACCTGCCGCCGACGATCAGTTCGGCGCTCGTGGTGGGCGCGGTGCTGTCATGGTGGCTGATGCGCGCCGAACGCCGCCGCGCGCAGGCACGCGGCGACGACGTGCAACAGGCGCTCGAGCAT contains:
- a CDS encoding OPT family oligopeptide transporter is translated as MQRVERVADDISLPELTLRGVILGALITVVFTASNIYLGLKVGLTFSSAIPAAVISMAVLRLFPGANILENNMVQTQASAAGTLSSIIFILPGLVMLGHWQGFPFWQTLAICAAGGMLGVIFSIPLRHAMVVNSDLPYPEGVAAAEILRVGSASQEAGTRSSTGLADLVAGGLAAGLFSFAAGGLRVLAEGANAWLAVGASIVRLSMGFSLALVGAGYLVGIVGGMAMLLGLFLTWGIAVPWLTAITPMPADATLAAFGTKIWSTQARFIGAGTIAIAAIWTLATLFKPMVDGVRASMGASFGSLRRGAQTGAAGAGDLPRTQRDLPARWIGLLTLLLVAVLAITFGYFLAPAPLATGPAWRLVACAVLFAFVFGFLVAAACGYMAGLVGSSASPISGIGIIAVILVSLLILGVGTLDGLLGTPEGGKFAIALAIFTTSAVVAVASISNDNLQDLKTGWLVGATPWRQQVALLIGCVVGAAVIPPVLELLYHAYGFAGALPRPDMDPNQALAAPQATLMTAIATGIFTHQLNWAMILTGVALGVVLIAIDEALRRRGGVARLPVLAVGIGIYLPPTISSALVVGAVLSWWLMRAERRRAQARGDDVQQALEHAERRGTLLASGLIVGESLVGVALAAVIGLSGHEAPLALVGEGFAATAQWLGLAVFVLVCVAFCRRVLAAAR